The Magnetococcales bacterium genome window below encodes:
- a CDS encoding glycosyltransferase family 4 protein, translating into MTSWQKKKLLEKGINKQIVVIPNPLSCDFEKIVRQEIPTKNSSGRINILTMARVVEGKGVDLAVEAMAFLPPSCQMTVAGDGDLLPTLKKRVHSLGIADRVHFVGWLRGAKKKQFLSDADLFCLPSQLDSFGMVFMEAMSFGLPVIALGNGPICDVVPHGQAGTLVDQPHPQQIAAAILPFLENPEKRRHAGEGGKRWVVSHYSAKEVGNKLLALCQA; encoded by the coding sequence TTGACCTCCTGGCAGAAAAAAAAGCTATTGGAAAAGGGAATCAACAAACAGATTGTTGTTATTCCAAACCCTCTCTCCTGCGACTTTGAAAAAATTGTTCGCCAAGAGATACCGACCAAAAACAGTTCCGGTCGGATCAACATTCTGACCATGGCCCGAGTGGTTGAGGGCAAGGGGGTCGATCTGGCTGTTGAAGCGATGGCTTTCCTACCCCCTTCCTGCCAGATGACTGTTGCTGGTGATGGTGACCTTCTGCCAACCCTTAAAAAACGGGTCCACTCCCTGGGAATAGCTGATCGGGTCCATTTTGTCGGATGGTTAAGGGGGGCGAAAAAAAAACAATTTTTAAGTGATGCAGATCTATTCTGTCTGCCCTCTCAACTCGATTCATTTGGCATGGTTTTCATGGAAGCCATGAGCTTCGGCCTTCCGGTCATCGCCCTGGGCAACGGGCCGATTTGCGATGTCGTCCCCCATGGCCAGGCAGGCACTCTGGTGGACCAACCTCATCCCCAACAGATTGCTGCCGCTATCCTCCCCTTTTTGGAAAATCCCGAAAAACGACGACACGCTGGAGAGGGTGGTAAACGCTGGGTAGTGTCCCACTATTCTGCCAAA